One genomic window of Syntrophorhabdaceae bacterium includes the following:
- a CDS encoding class I SAM-dependent methyltransferase: MKYYSSMDEDHNTNAGQADAVTLRQQAEQLVPKWKQALRKSRFRPHSWPLERVLLENKRFLDLGCGSGAKLFEFAGRGYEIWGVDVGVDAIRLCKDLLPQGHFFQGALQEADLPDNYFDYIRIDNALEHVPNPKEVIKECRRLLCREGQLMIYVPHGRSLSMRLLKGNSISAWIPFHLQLFTRKSLKQLLSKVGFKDIQIYDYNPPSWLPSSIMQWKYREQAAAKYYYPPWLSFACYPLGYLAAKCGLGEELVGIGRL; this comes from the coding sequence GTGAAGTATTATTCTTCGATGGATGAAGACCACAACACAAACGCAGGACAAGCAGATGCAGTTACATTAAGGCAACAGGCTGAACAACTTGTGCCAAAATGGAAGCAGGCTTTACGCAAAAGTCGTTTTCGGCCCCATTCCTGGCCGTTAGAACGGGTGTTGCTAGAAAATAAACGGTTTTTGGATCTGGGTTGCGGGAGCGGAGCAAAGCTTTTTGAGTTTGCTGGGCGTGGTTACGAAATATGGGGTGTGGATGTTGGGGTTGATGCCATCCGACTTTGCAAGGATCTGCTGCCGCAGGGACATTTTTTTCAAGGGGCACTGCAAGAGGCCGATCTGCCTGATAACTATTTTGATTATATTCGTATTGATAACGCCCTTGAGCACGTGCCGAATCCAAAAGAAGTTATTAAGGAATGCCGTCGCCTCCTTTGTAGGGAGGGGCAACTTATGATCTACGTGCCGCATGGCAGAAGCTTGAGCATGCGGCTTTTGAAAGGGAACTCAATTTCTGCGTGGATACCATTTCATCTGCAACTATTTACGCGTAAATCCTTAAAGCAGTTGCTATCAAAAGTGGGTTTTAAAGATATTCAGATTTACGATTATAATCCCCCATCATGGCTGCCATCAAGTATAATGCAGTGGAAATACCGAGAACAAGCGGCAGCGAAATATTACTACCCCCCTTGGCTTTCTTTTGCTTGCTACCCTTTAGGCTATCTTGCCGCAAAATGTGGACTAGGGGAAGAATTGGTAGGAATAGGAAGATTGTAG
- a CDS encoding glycosyltransferase family 2 protein, translating to MKISVIIPTYQRTNFLRETLECIIEQDFPKDQYEVIIVDNAVEPTQELIDLANSFAYPSINYVHESKNGLHNARHAGAKAAKGEILVYIDDDVICPRGWLTAMAVPYSNQEIAMVAGKVILRYETDPPNWLFQFSGILSALDLGDTSCMVEPYISPVGCNMSVRKSVLFDLGGFNPDAFGDKSLINFRGDGECGLARKIHDTGFGMWYAPDAWLEHRVPSKRMTEKYIQWRNTIGGIEDAYADLRYHRRTMPGLLLRCGLSVLYLIYHRCQAYRHRRDVGRRIQHLAAAKRYQYRGIQRLKQIMSATLRGHTTQMSYL from the coding sequence ATGAAAATCTCAGTTATTATCCCTACATATCAACGTACTAATTTTTTACGCGAAACCCTTGAGTGTATAATAGAACAGGACTTTCCTAAAGATCAATACGAAGTTATAATTGTGGACAATGCGGTGGAACCAACACAAGAACTCATCGATTTAGCAAATTCGTTTGCCTATCCATCAATTAATTATGTACATGAATCAAAAAATGGTTTGCATAATGCCCGTCACGCGGGGGCAAAGGCTGCTAAGGGAGAGATACTTGTTTATATTGATGATGATGTGATATGTCCCCGCGGATGGCTCACTGCAATGGCGGTGCCGTATTCTAATCAAGAAATTGCAATGGTAGCTGGGAAAGTCATATTACGTTATGAAACCGATCCACCAAACTGGTTGTTTCAGTTCAGTGGCATTCTTAGTGCTCTTGATTTGGGTGATACGTCTTGTATGGTAGAACCTTATATATCACCAGTAGGTTGCAATATGTCGGTACGCAAATCTGTATTGTTTGATTTAGGCGGGTTCAACCCTGATGCCTTCGGAGACAAAAGCTTAATAAATTTCCGTGGTGATGGTGAATGTGGTTTGGCTCGTAAAATACATGACACAGGTTTTGGTATGTGGTATGCGCCTGATGCGTGGTTGGAACATAGGGTGCCAAGTAAACGTATGACGGAGAAATACATTCAGTGGCGAAATACTATTGGAGGTATTGAGGATGCATACGCTGATTTGCGTTACCACCGGCGAACCATGCCAGGACTGTTGTTGAGATGTGGTCTGTCTGTATTGTATCTTATCTATCATCGTTGTCAGGCATATCGGCACCGGCGTGACGTTGGCAGACGTATTCAACACCTGGCAGCGGCAAAACGATATCAGTATAGGGGCATTCAAAGACTGAAGCAAATAATGTCTGCAACACTTAGAGGACACACTACTCAAATGAGTTATCTGTAA
- a CDS encoding class I SAM-dependent methyltransferase: MLPFLPEYMRFQWHGHKQAWQIFTHMTKQERLILYRLALDQSPDSVLLEIGSYIGASSCFLAAAASEIQGKVKVYCVDTWQNEGMFEGQRDTFDEFRKNTAKYEEFIVILKGTSHEIANNFYKKVDFLFIDGDHSYEGVKSDVDDWFPKLNDGGIVIFHDIGWAEGVQRVVEESVRPHAKRESRMPNMYWAWL, encoded by the coding sequence ATGCTGCCATTTCTGCCGGAATATATGCGTTTTCAATGGCATGGCCACAAACAGGCCTGGCAGATTTTTACGCATATGACCAAACAAGAGCGGTTAATACTTTACAGACTTGCTCTCGATCAATCGCCGGATAGTGTCTTGTTGGAAATTGGAAGTTACATAGGTGCGAGTTCCTGTTTTCTTGCTGCTGCTGCATCGGAAATACAGGGGAAGGTAAAGGTTTACTGCGTAGATACTTGGCAGAATGAGGGTATGTTCGAGGGACAGCGGGATACGTTTGATGAATTTCGGAAAAATACGGCAAAATACGAGGAATTTATCGTGATATTAAAGGGCACAAGTCACGAAATAGCCAATAATTTTTACAAAAAGGTGGATTTCCTTTTTATTGATGGAGACCATTCATACGAAGGCGTTAAATCGGATGTGGATGACTGGTTTCCGAAACTCAATGACGGCGGCATAGTCATTTTTCATGATATTGGTTGGGCCGAAGGAGTCCAGCGAGTTGTTGAAGAGTCTGTTCGGCCGCATGCAAAAAGAGAAAGCCGTATGCCCAATATGTACTGGGCATGGCTGTAA